From the genome of Liolophura sinensis isolate JHLJ2023 chromosome 5, CUHK_Ljap_v2, whole genome shotgun sequence:
tctCTCGTCTGTGGCATAGTTGTTGGCGTGCCAGCGtagcacaatgattcaggagtctCTCGTCTGTGGCATAGCTGTTGGCGTGCCAGCGtagcacaatgattcaggagcctctcgtTTGTGGCACAGTTGTTGGCATGCCAGCGtagcacaatgattcaggaaTCTCTCGTCTGTGGCATAGTTGTTGGCATGCCACCGtagcacaatgattcaggagtctCTCGTCTGTGGCATAGTTGTTGgcatgccagcacagcacaatgattcaTTAGCCTCTTGTCTGTGGCATAGTTGTTGGCAGCACActgattcaggagcctctcgcctGTGGCATAGTTGCTAGTGTGCTAACGCatcacaatgattcaggagtctCTCGCCTGTGGCATAGTTGTTTGCATGCCAGCAtagcacaatgattcaggagcctctcgcctGTGGCATAATTGTTTGCATGCCAGCGtagcacaatgattcaggagcctctcgcctATGGGATAGCTGTGGgcatgccagcgcagcacaatgattcaggagtctCTCTTCTGTGGCATAGTTGTTGGCAtgccagtgcagcacaatgattcaggagcctctcgcctATGGCATAGTTGTTGGCgtgccagtgcagcacaatgattcaggagcctcgCGCCTGTGGCATAGTTGTTGgcatgccagcacagcacaatgattcaTTAGCCTCTTGTCTGTGGCATAGTTGTTGGCAGCACActgattcaggagcctctcgcctGTGGCATAGTTGTTGAcgtgccagcgcagcacaatgattcaggagtctCTCTTCTGTGGCATAGTTGTTGGCAtgccagtgcagcacaatgattcaggagcctctcgcctGTGGCATAGTTGTTGGCgtgccagtgcagcacaatgattcaggagcctcgCGCCTGTGGCATAGTTGTTGgcatgccagcacagcacaatgattcaTTAGCCTCTCACCTGTGGCATAGTTGTTGGCgtgccagcacagcacaattattcaggagcctctcgcctGTGGCATAGTTGTTGACATgtcagcacagcacaatgattcaggagtctctcatctgTGGCATAGTTGTTGgcgtgccagcgcagcacaatgattcaggacCCTCTCTCCTGTGGCATAGTTGTTGGCGTGCCAGCGtagcacaatgattcaggagtctTTCGTCTGTGGCATAGTTGTTGGCATGCCACCGtagcacaatgattcaggagcctctcgtCTGTGGCATAGTTGTTGGGttgccagcacagcacaatgattcaggagcctctcacctgtgGCATAGTTGTTGACGTGCCAGCGGAGCACAATTTAGGAGCCTTTCGTCTGTGGCATAGTTGTTGGGatgccagcgcagcacaatgattcaggagcctctcgcctGTGGCATAGTTGTTGACGTGCCAGGGCAGCACAATTCAGAGCCTCTCGTCTGTGGCATAGTTGTTGgcatgccagcgcagcacaatgattcaggagcctctcgcctGTGGCATAGTTGTTGACGTGCCAGCGGAGCACAATTCAGGAgcctcatgctggtttcttctccagtcatacgtggggaaggtctgtcaggaacctacggatggccatgggttccccagactctgcctggtttcctcccaccatagcgAAAAATTCCAGTGCAAGGTAAAATGCCACTCAAATCAGCAAATACATCACTGTTGCCACACCATTTCACCTTCAAGGAACGCAATACTGGTTGAACAGGATATTGGTTGAACTGGATATTGGTTGAACACCATGAAGAAAGCCCCATGTAGGTAGTGAAGGCCGAGAATCTTGATTACTGAATTAGGACTGCAGGTGAATTGGGATTTTCAAGTCATTAGTCTATTGTTGTGGGATGTAAAACGTGTAGAATACCTCTATTGTTGTGGGATGTAAAACGTGTAGAATACCTCTATTGTTGTGGGATGTAAAACGTCTAGAATACCTCTATTGTTGTGGGATGTAAAACGTGTAGAATACCTCTATTGTTGTGGGATGTAAAACGTGTAGAATACCTCTATTGTTGTGGGATGTAAAACGTGTAGGTAACCCACTGAGACATCACTCTGTTGATGTAAGATGTTCACTGTGACTAAAACGTATTACGTGTACGTAGACTTCAGATGTCACCTTGTGTGTCAAACTCTTAGTAGCACCCAACAAATCTCATTATATCAGCCTTTTAACACTGCAGCTGCCTTGAAATGCAGAGCGCACTTTTAACTGATACATGGATTGTGGTTGTGATCCCACATCTGACCAAATATGGGCACAAGCAGTCTAAACTATAcaattatatgtaatatatatataattagatGTTCATTACTGTCAAGTCACTACACAGGCATACTGCTAGATACAGTACTTCACTGGACTGGTATTCATTGCCAGTATCAAGAATCCTACACTTACAGAGTTTTACAGATGAAGGAAATCAGAATAAACCACAAACTCTGAGCAAGGAACTGGTGAATTTTTGAATGGTACATTATCTCCAATGTCATAAACTTCAAAAACCAAATAAACTTGAACTTACATGAAATTCATAATGCTAAGGCATCATGTAGCATTAAAGCATAATGCTACATGATGCTATGTAATATTAAGCAGATACAAGTCGGCATATACACCCTTCAACCTctaataaaacaacaatgaacaCATTCTACCTGTCTGTCCAATACAACTTTATTAGAATTGATTTCTGATATCAGGCCAGAGACAAATTTCAATGCAGGTCCAATCTGATGACAAACCAGACACATTCTAATGACATGTTAGACACATTCTTATGATACGTCAGACACACATTCTGATGACATCTCAAGACACATTCTAATGATAGGTCAGACACACATTCTGATGACAAGCCAAACACCTTCTTCTGATAGGTCAGACACACATTCTGATGACAAGCCAAACACCTTCTAATGATAGGTCAGACACATTCTGATGACATCTCAGACAcattctgatgacaaataaGGCACACATTCTGATAATAGGTCAGACAGGCCTAAAGATAGGTCCGGCCCCCATTCTGATGACAGGTCAGGACCCCATTCTGATGACAGGTCAGGCACACATTCTGATAACAGGTCACACACCCATTCTGATGACTGGTCAGGCACACATTCTGATGACAGGTCAGGCACACATTCTGATGACAGGTCACACACGCATTCTGATAACAGGTCACACACCCATTCTGATGACAGGCCAGGCACACATTCTGATGACAGGCCAGGCATATTCCGATGACAGGTCAGGCACACCTTCCAATGACGGGTCAGGCACACCTTCCAATGACAGGTCCGACTTGCTGTCTTTCACCTCATATCTTCTATTTGAGAAGAATAGCGCTCTTTCCGCATCAAAACTCAAAATGAGCATTAAGTAACTAAGTCCACAAGTTGCTGCAGGTCACGTAGGCCTGTCATCCCCTCGCAAAGCTCTGTACTTGGCCATTTCATTTGGGAAACTTTTGCTTAATTCTACAATCAACATGTTCTTGAATctctgaaaacagaaacaaatctcTCAGTTCTTACAATACAGAGGAATGACTTGAAATGGTGGAAGAGACACTATCATTTTAGTCATATCATGTTCACTTCAAGATATGAAGTATAGATTGAAAATTGCAACATTCCAAATTGTTCCGTGAATTAGTATTTTCTTCACCTACAACATAAAAGAAGGTAATGAAAGTGTTTGCTGTAATACACAACCTACCTTTACTGCATCAATCTTTCCCTTGACTTGTTCATTTTTCACCAAAGCCTTTTCCAGACAATCCTTTGTGTACAGATTTGGGTTCTTACCCTGATCAATATACctggaaaaatacaaaaacagccAAAATCATGAAGAGATGTAAAATATTATATGACTGCCAAACAGTGAGCATAGAGTATGGCATATACACTGATAACCAGATGTTACCTACAAATTCTCAACCACACACGGAGCTGAACGTGTCTGCATTGGAACTGGAGGGCCATGAATCTCCTGCCAAGACTACCTAATTGGCCCTCAACTGTCACCACAATCAGAGGTTGGGGAGGCAGGAAAATCCCATCTCAAAATGGGATTCAGTCACCAGTCCATGATGTTCCTGTTTAAAAATTCAAGATCAGATACTAACATATAACTTATCTGACACATATCTGATATAATAACTCTGGTTATGTGCAAATTTTCCACAACTTCATACTGTGCCAAAATCATGCTCATAAAACCATGTCTTGACAAGGAAGTATAGAGAAGTTAACTAAATGGGTCAAAAGGTGCAGTTTGACTTATAAGAATAAGAATAAGGAACAGTATGGGCTAAAACTGTGCACAATCAAACATACTCAAAAACTTCCAATGGAACTTGAACATCTTGGACTTGAGCTTTTAGCTTGTCAATCTCCTGCATATCTGTTATCATTTTATgtctgcaaagaaaaaaaataatttcaaattaaactgaatatttcatatatacattctgGGATTAAGATAAATGGACATCTATCACATATCAGCAGCATATTATTATGTAAGTAATGGTGTTCTTATATCAGCAGCATATCATTATGTAAGTAATGGTGTTCTTATGTCAGTAGCATATCATTATGTAAGTAATGTTGTTCTTATATCAGTAGCATATCATTATGTAAGTAATGGTGTATAACTATACCTTGAAAGGCAGTGGAAGATACGGCTTTTATTGAAAACAGACAGGGTTAATTAAAGGTAGGCCCTTACTTTTTCTATGTAACGTTTAGCCAAGGATACGTGTCTAAACAGCTAAGTTACCTGCCCTATTTTGGTAGCTTTCActcttctttcagaggcatttaggagcTGGGGTAGTATAGATTGACAGacgcattacttatggataacaactcctggattatTGTATTGGTGAcatttcgatgtaggttcttacatcgttatcaaaccatatgaacatacagagatacatgtcaacatatatacagtaaaagaGTGAGTAttgtcaaaaacaggcaacaatgaAACTACAgataatggcttcagggtttaaggcggtcactgtctaattggatgaggtcattgtaggcgctcggtaggtggtaACCGCTGTCTCagttaagctg
Proteins encoded in this window:
- the LOC135465886 gene encoding mediator of RNA polymerase II transcription subunit 10-like gives rise to the protein MADKFEAIESHLELFIENTRQLGIIASDFKPQGQNVLNQKIHKMITDMQEIDKLKAQVQDVQVPLEVFEYIDQGKNPNLYTKDCLEKALVKNEQVKGKIDAVKRFKNMLIVELSKSFPNEMAKYRALRGDDRPT